CGTCGCGATCGCGGTCGGAGCGGCCCTCACGCTCGCAGCCGCTCGAGCGGTTCTCGCGGCGATTCTCGCGCCGGATGCCGTCGCGCCGACCAGCATCGGCGAGTACGTCAGCGCCGCGGTGGCGGCGGCATGCGCGGTCGGTCTCGGACTCGTGCAGGTGGACGTCGCCCGCCGCATCCGCCACGCCGAGCGGGAGCAGTCGATCGCGCAGGCACGCGCCGCAGGCCTGGTCGCCGAACTGCAGGAGGAGGAACTGCGCCTGCGCTACGAGCTCGCCGAGACGATCCACGGCAGCGTGCAGGGCACCTTCGTCGTCATGGAGGCGCGGCTGCGGCATCTGGCGCTGTCGACCGCGCACGCCGATGCCGGAGTGGCCGGCGAGCTGCACGCGGTCGCCGACCAACTCCAACGGCTGCGCGAGAAAGAACTGCGCGCGCTCAGCGGACGGCTCTACCCCGTCGACCTCGAGCGCGGGCTCGCACCGGCCGTGCGCGCGCTCGTCGTGCGCCTGCCGCCGTCGGTGGCCGTCACGGCGCCCGACGACGCCGTCTTCTCGGCTTTCGAGAGCCGCCTCTCGCACGAAGCACGCGTTCTGGTGGTGCGGGTCATCGAGGACGCCCTCTCCAACGCGCTACGCCACGGCTCGGCCGACCACGTCGTCATCTCGGCGCGCGAGAGCGGCGGCATCCTGCTCATCGTGGTCGGCAACAACGGCTCCGCGCCGCCGGCGACACCGGCGCTGTCGGGGCTGGCGCGCCTTCGGCGACGAGCGCAGGTGCTCGGCGGAGAGCTCGTGCTCGAAACGCTCCACGGCGGGCGCTCGCGCACCGGCGCCCGACTGAAGCTCACTCTGCCGCTGAGTGCGGAAAGTGCCGGGGATGCCGCGGCATCCGCCTCCGCCACAGCAGCACCGCACACACCGCCCCCTGCACCATGACGACCGCGCTGATCGTCGACGCGATCACCCCCGCAGACTGATCCGCCGCGGTCAGCAGATCGAAGCCGGCGTGCCACAGCACCACGGGAACGATGCTCCACCGTGCGCCGGCCGTCATCCACGACAGGACGAACGATCCGAGCACCAGAGCCAGCATCCAGCCGACGATGCCGGCGCCCATCGCCTGATACGTCGGGTTGAAGAAGAACGCCGGAGCGTGCCAGACGATCCAGACCACGGCGACCAGCACCGATGCCCAGAACACCGTGACGCGCTCCGCGAGCGCGGGAAGCAGCCATCCGCGCCACCCGGCCTCCTCGCCCAGGCCGAACGTCGCCGCCCACACCAGTGCGACCAGAGGCCAGGGCAGGCCCGGCAGCTTTGCCGTGGTGCCGAAGGCGGCCGGGTCGGGCCAGCCGCCCGCGGCGAACGCAGCGGTGAAGAAGCCGATCAGGTAGTACAGCGCCGGCATCCCCAGCGCGGCGAACCACCAGAACCCGCCGAACCGCAGGCGCAGGATGCGTCGCGCCCACCGCGCCACGGCCGCCGGCCCCGCCGCGAACCAGGTCGCCGCCACCGCTCCGACCGCCGGTCCCACCGACGCGATGAAGAACGTGGCCGGTACGGCGTCGAGCGTGCCCGACGGCGCGGTGCGCGCGTCGACGAGAAGCGGCAGCCACAGTCCCCAGGTGACGGCGAAGGTGACGCCCAGGAACACCGCCACGGTGCCGCGCCGCGCGGGCGCCGCGATCCCCGCCGCTGGGTACGCGCTCATGCGTCGAGTCAACTCCGCCCCTCGCGGCACAGCCAGCGGTCGCGGCCGTGTCAAAGCGTCGTCGCGGGAACGCTCCCAGTCCGACCGCGCGATCGCCGGCGTCTGCGCCCCTACGTGCTTCCACGTAAAACTCTCGTGAAATCGCGGATTTCCGTCGATGGGCTGTTTC
The sequence above is a segment of the Microbacterium sp. PM5 genome. Coding sequences within it:
- a CDS encoding ATP-binding protein is translated as MTRSGPSRDVRADAVTDHRIVLVATAAATLAVTIYTSLQGCLLSGCPAVHGGGVGVWATVGAAVVAPVVMLSAVHLLRPERYGYLARCLSVVAIAVGAALTLAAARAVLAAILAPDAVAPTSIGEYVSAAVAAACAVGLGLVQVDVARRIRHAEREQSIAQARAAGLVAELQEEELRLRYELAETIHGSVQGTFVVMEARLRHLALSTAHADAGVAGELHAVADQLQRLREKELRALSGRLYPVDLERGLAPAVRALVVRLPPSVAVTAPDDAVFSAFESRLSHEARVLVVRVIEDALSNALRHGSADHVVISARESGGILLIVVGNNGSAPPATPALSGLARLRRRAQVLGGELVLETLHGGRSRTGARLKLTLPLSAESAGDAAASASATAAPHTPPPAP
- a CDS encoding CPBP family intramembrane glutamic endopeptidase, yielding MSAYPAAGIAAPARRGTVAVFLGVTFAVTWGLWLPLLVDARTAPSGTLDAVPATFFIASVGPAVGAVAATWFAAGPAAVARWARRILRLRFGGFWWFAALGMPALYYLIGFFTAAFAAGGWPDPAAFGTTAKLPGLPWPLVALVWAATFGLGEEAGWRGWLLPALAERVTVFWASVLVAVVWIVWHAPAFFFNPTYQAMGAGIVGWMLALVLGSFVLSWMTAGARWSIVPVVLWHAGFDLLTAADQSAGVIASTISAVVMVQGAVCAVLLWRRRMPRHPRHFPHSAAE